A window from Desulfurobacterium indicum encodes these proteins:
- a CDS encoding DUF3857 domain-containing transglutaminase family protein — protein MRFLLVLFSLLFLFTSYARAAVYGAEILYDRVIVKFYPDGRKKWVEKKAVKILNRQGVNDFGEITIPFSTEHQKLKILYAYTELPDGKKVKPSKDAFNIVYPPFQAFAPIYSDLKYQTISMPAIKPGAIISYAFELDTVKPYMKNEFWTENFFQSSYPVKEASFKVYVPIGKKVKYKEYNFSLKPKKRREGNDEVYYFCMKNVPPIQEEPAMPPFEEVARKVAFTSVKSWDEVAKWYSNLASSAVKPDEFVKRVTLQVIRGKKTEEEKIRAIYDFVAQNIRYVGLEFGINGYKPHTASSILKNRYGDCKDHATLLIAMLKVIGVKGYPVLIPTAGIANMDVSMPMPTAFNHEIAAIRWKGKWLFLDTTSDTVPFGELPAMDQGRKVLIVDLDSKKAILAKTPVFPPSSNVEGFSGNFTIKNTGALQAKMKFYYTGVYAHRERAMFLSMQNEKQMERFVENSAASVVPGFDVDNFTVSNFKNIDEKSVFFTVEGDTSVFTTKTKHLMLFHLPAPCYARLIGLVASKNRKYPYVVGYRMIKRSSVQISLPSGYFLFFMPEDFRYSNDVGSINVWWKRDKNDKINFNMEMVLKKDRISPKDYNKLRELFNLTVKTLQNQIIILKRESE, from the coding sequence ATGAGATTTTTGCTTGTTTTGTTTTCACTTCTTTTTTTGTTCACTTCCTATGCCAGAGCAGCTGTTTATGGTGCAGAGATTCTATACGATAGGGTAATTGTTAAATTCTATCCTGACGGCAGAAAGAAATGGGTAGAAAAGAAAGCGGTAAAGATTCTAAATAGACAGGGAGTAAACGATTTTGGTGAGATTACCATTCCGTTTTCAACGGAACATCAAAAGTTAAAAATACTTTATGCATATACGGAATTACCGGACGGAAAAAAGGTCAAGCCTTCTAAAGATGCTTTTAATATTGTCTATCCGCCTTTTCAAGCTTTTGCCCCTATATATTCTGATTTAAAATATCAAACGATTTCAATGCCTGCTATTAAGCCGGGAGCTATTATAAGCTATGCTTTTGAACTTGATACTGTAAAGCCTTACATGAAAAATGAGTTCTGGACGGAGAACTTTTTTCAGAGTTCGTATCCTGTTAAAGAAGCATCTTTTAAAGTTTATGTTCCAATTGGTAAAAAAGTGAAATATAAGGAGTATAACTTTTCCTTAAAGCCTAAAAAGAGAAGAGAAGGGAATGATGAGGTTTATTATTTCTGTATGAAAAACGTTCCTCCTATTCAGGAAGAACCTGCAATGCCTCCTTTTGAGGAAGTTGCCAGGAAAGTTGCCTTTACATCTGTTAAATCGTGGGATGAAGTAGCAAAATGGTATTCCAATTTAGCTTCTTCTGCAGTTAAGCCTGATGAATTCGTAAAAAGGGTTACTTTACAGGTGATAAGAGGTAAAAAAACGGAAGAAGAAAAGATAAGAGCTATTTATGATTTTGTTGCTCAAAATATAAGATATGTTGGACTTGAGTTTGGAATAAACGGTTATAAACCTCACACAGCCTCTTCAATTCTAAAGAACAGATATGGTGACTGTAAAGATCATGCAACGCTGCTTATAGCTATGCTAAAAGTTATCGGAGTTAAGGGGTATCCTGTTTTAATTCCTACGGCTGGAATTGCGAATATGGATGTTTCCATGCCTATGCCTACGGCTTTTAACCATGAAATTGCCGCTATAAGGTGGAAGGGTAAGTGGCTCTTCCTTGATACTACAAGTGATACTGTTCCGTTTGGAGAGCTTCCTGCTATGGATCAGGGGAGAAAAGTTTTGATTGTTGACCTTGATAGTAAAAAAGCTATACTTGCCAAAACGCCTGTTTTTCCTCCTTCTTCCAATGTTGAAGGATTTTCAGGTAATTTTACGATAAAGAATACAGGTGCGTTACAAGCTAAAATGAAGTTTTATTATACTGGGGTTTATGCTCATAGAGAAAGGGCGATGTTTCTTTCAATGCAGAACGAAAAACAGATGGAAAGGTTTGTAGAAAACAGTGCAGCTTCAGTAGTGCCGGGTTTTGACGTAGATAATTTTACAGTTTCAAATTTTAAAAATATTGATGAGAAAAGTGTGTTTTTTACTGTTGAAGGAGATACGTCCGTGTTTACAACTAAAACCAAACATTTAATGCTGTTTCATCTTCCTGCTCCTTGTTATGCTAGGCTTATAGGTCTTGTGGCTTCTAAAAATCGTAAATACCCTTATGTTGTAGGTTATAGAATGATAAAGCGCTCTTCTGTTCAGATTTCTCTTCCTTCTGGTTATTTTCTGTTTTTCATGCCTGAAGATTTCAGATACTCAAATGATGTTGGTTCAATTAATGTATGGTGGAAGAGAGACAAAAATGATAAAATAAATTTCAACATGGAAATGGTTTTAAAAAAAGATAGGATTTCGCCGAAAGATTACAACAAATTGAGGGAGTTGTTTAATTTAACGGTGAAAACTTTGCAAAATCAAATAATAATTTTGAAAAGGGAAAGTGAATAA
- the gatA gene encoding Asp-tRNA(Asn)/Glu-tRNA(Gln) amidotransferase subunit GatA, producing the protein MELINKSLKELSELIARKEIKPSEITEEILKRIEETEEKLNAYITVNEKAEEEAKKKDEELTKLSEDEIPVLFGIPMSIKDNINVVGQKMTCASKMLKDFIAPYDATVIKKLREKGAIFIGKNNLDEFAMGSSTETSYFGVTHNPWDLERVPGGSSGGSAAAVAARSAIASLGSDTGGSIRQPCSLCGVVGIKPTYGRVSRYGLTAFASSLDQIGPITKNVEDNAFLLSLISGLDAKDATSAKLPVPDYTKTLDNNIKGLKAGLPKEYFIEGIEPEVKEKIMETVKHLESLGVEIEEISLPHTSYAVETYYIIAPAEASSNLGRFDGVRYTYRAENYTDLVDMYCKTRAEGFGNEVKRRIMIGTYTLSAGYYDAYYLKAQKVRTLIYQDFQKAFEKVDFIVTPVSPTTAFKIGEKTDDPIKMYLSDIFTIALNLAGLPGLSMPCGFDSKGLPVGIQLIGKAFDEETLYAVGYKLEKALNLNNLPQL; encoded by the coding sequence ATGGAATTGATCAATAAATCGTTGAAAGAGCTGTCTGAACTCATAGCCAGAAAAGAGATTAAACCTTCAGAAATAACGGAAGAGATTCTCAAAAGAATAGAAGAAACAGAAGAAAAACTTAATGCCTACATTACGGTTAATGAAAAAGCAGAAGAAGAGGCAAAGAAAAAAGACGAAGAATTAACAAAACTGTCAGAAGATGAAATTCCTGTCCTCTTTGGCATTCCAATGTCCATAAAGGACAATATAAACGTCGTAGGTCAAAAAATGACCTGTGCTTCAAAAATGTTAAAAGATTTTATAGCACCGTATGATGCAACAGTCATAAAGAAACTAAGGGAAAAGGGAGCAATATTCATCGGTAAAAACAATCTTGACGAATTTGCAATGGGTTCATCAACTGAAACTTCATACTTCGGAGTAACCCACAATCCATGGGATCTGGAAAGAGTCCCTGGAGGCTCTTCAGGAGGCTCGGCGGCCGCCGTAGCAGCCCGCTCAGCAATAGCATCACTCGGCTCTGACACGGGAGGTTCAATAAGACAGCCGTGTTCCCTCTGTGGAGTTGTGGGAATAAAACCTACATACGGCAGAGTCTCAAGATATGGACTTACAGCATTCGCCTCTTCTCTTGACCAGATAGGTCCCATAACGAAAAATGTGGAAGACAACGCATTTCTTCTATCTCTGATATCTGGATTAGATGCAAAAGATGCAACCAGTGCAAAACTTCCCGTTCCGGACTACACAAAAACCTTAGACAACAATATTAAAGGTTTAAAAGCTGGACTTCCAAAAGAGTATTTCATAGAAGGTATCGAACCTGAAGTAAAAGAAAAAATAATGGAAACGGTAAAACACCTTGAAAGCCTCGGCGTTGAAATAGAAGAAATATCCCTTCCTCACACATCTTACGCAGTTGAAACATATTACATAATAGCACCAGCAGAAGCTTCATCAAACTTAGGCAGATTTGACGGCGTAAGATACACCTATCGGGCAGAAAATTACACAGACCTCGTTGACATGTATTGCAAAACAAGGGCAGAAGGCTTCGGCAATGAAGTAAAAAGAAGAATAATGATAGGAACCTATACGTTGAGTGCCGGTTATTATGACGCTTACTATCTGAAAGCACAAAAAGTAAGAACTCTCATATATCAAGACTTCCAGAAAGCATTTGAAAAGGTAGATTTCATCGTTACTCCTGTCTCACCAACAACAGCATTTAAAATAGGAGAAAAAACAGACGACCCTATTAAGATGTATCTGTCAGACATATTTACAATAGCACTTAACCTTGCAGGACTTCCAGGACTTTCCATGCCGTGCGGATTTGACAGTAAAGGGCTTCCCGTAGGAATCCAACTTATAGGAAAAGCTTTTGATGAAGAGACGCTTTATGCCGTTGGATACAAACTTGAGAAAGCACTTAATTTAAACAACCTGCCGCAACTTTAA
- a CDS encoding PPK2 family polyphosphate kinase, with translation MFERYVVTPDKLFDLNKIDSGFTEDFKSKKDVEEEFHRLRKRLCELQDVLYAEGKRKILIVLQGMDTAGKDGTIKHVFKEVHLQGIKVVSFKKPTEEELSHDFLWRVHKHTPGKGEIAVFNRSHYEDVLVVRVHRLVPEKVWMKRYEHIRNFEKMLFDEGTTILKFYLHISKEEQKKRLLERLNNPRKRWKLHVEDVKERKHWDEYIRAYNDAIFETSTIYAPWFVIPSDKKWFRNYLVAKIIVKKLESLNMKYPEPEKGIENLKID, from the coding sequence ATGTTTGAGCGTTATGTGGTAACACCAGACAAGCTATTTGATTTGAATAAGATAGATTCAGGTTTTACAGAAGATTTTAAAAGTAAAAAGGATGTTGAAGAGGAGTTTCACAGGCTTAGAAAAAGGTTATGCGAGCTTCAGGATGTTCTTTATGCGGAAGGTAAACGTAAGATACTCATAGTTTTGCAGGGAATGGACACTGCTGGTAAAGATGGAACCATAAAGCATGTTTTTAAAGAAGTTCATCTTCAGGGTATAAAGGTTGTTAGTTTCAAAAAGCCTACGGAGGAGGAGCTTTCTCACGATTTTTTATGGCGTGTTCATAAGCACACTCCCGGAAAAGGGGAGATTGCCGTATTTAACAGGAGCCATTATGAGGATGTTTTGGTTGTCAGGGTTCACCGTCTTGTTCCTGAAAAGGTCTGGATGAAGAGATACGAGCATATAAGAAATTTTGAGAAAATGCTTTTTGATGAAGGGACAACTATACTGAAGTTTTATCTTCATATAAGTAAGGAGGAGCAGAAAAAGCGGCTTCTTGAAAGGCTTAACAATCCCAGAAAGCGCTGGAAGCTTCACGTTGAGGATGTAAAAGAGAGAAAACACTGGGATGAATATATCAGGGCTTATAACGATGCCATATTTGAAACCAGCACGATATACGCTCCCTGGTTTGTTATCCCTTCAGACAAAAAATGGTTCAGAAATTATCTTGTTGCTAAAATAATTGTGAAAAAATTGGAATCTCTTAACATGAAGTACCCTGAGCCTGAGAAAGGGATAGAGAATCTAAAGATAGATTAA
- the selA gene encoding L-seryl-tRNA(Sec) selenium transferase codes for MGKELLRKIPSVDRVLKMFPDGSKETKEAVRKGLDKLRKAILENQLHEITDEIIRKFITKEIEKAKKFNLRRVINATGVIIHTNLGRAPIDNEVAEHLKEIITGYSNLELNLETGKRGIRYQNVKELLKELTDAEDVCVVNNNAAAVLLVLSALAAGKEVIVSRGELIEIGGSFRIPDVMKQSGAILKEVGTTNKTHLKDYEEAISENTGLLLKVHTSNYKVLGFTESVDSKQLVELGRKHGIPVYEDLGSGSFIDVRHYGLSYEPTVQNIVKSGVDVISFSGDKLLGSAQAGIIIGKKELIEKIKRHPLNRALRIDKMTLAVLEATLKLYKNEEYQKIPVWRMISEPENSIKARAEKLHKLLAEKLPDTFSISVNREEAEIGGGALPLETLPTFVVEISIKDKSEEAFYELLRKEEPPVIGRLKNGKLLLDMRTVKEEEIEVLSKSVLSVAKKLIDG; via the coding sequence ATGGGAAAAGAACTATTACGAAAAATACCTTCTGTCGATAGAGTATTAAAAATGTTCCCCGACGGCAGCAAAGAGACAAAAGAGGCTGTCAGGAAAGGACTCGACAAGCTGAGAAAAGCCATTTTAGAAAACCAGCTACACGAAATTACCGATGAAATCATTAGAAAATTTATAACTAAGGAAATAGAAAAGGCGAAAAAATTTAACCTCCGAAGGGTTATAAACGCAACAGGCGTCATAATCCATACTAACCTTGGGAGGGCTCCTATAGATAACGAAGTTGCAGAACATCTAAAAGAAATAATAACCGGATATTCAAACCTTGAACTTAACCTTGAAACAGGAAAACGAGGCATACGATATCAAAATGTAAAAGAGCTTCTAAAAGAGCTTACCGATGCCGAGGATGTCTGTGTGGTAAATAACAATGCAGCGGCCGTTCTTCTTGTTTTATCGGCACTTGCAGCAGGAAAGGAAGTTATTGTATCAAGAGGAGAACTTATCGAAATAGGCGGTTCATTCAGAATCCCTGACGTCATGAAACAGAGCGGAGCCATACTGAAAGAGGTGGGAACAACAAACAAAACTCACCTTAAAGATTACGAAGAAGCGATATCTGAAAATACCGGGCTTCTGCTGAAAGTCCATACCAGCAATTACAAGGTGCTGGGATTCACAGAAAGCGTAGATTCAAAACAGCTGGTAGAACTTGGGAGAAAACACGGCATTCCTGTTTACGAAGACCTCGGTAGTGGCAGTTTCATAGATGTAAGACATTACGGGTTATCATACGAACCAACCGTTCAGAATATTGTAAAAAGTGGCGTTGACGTTATTTCCTTCAGCGGAGATAAACTTTTAGGTTCTGCCCAGGCAGGAATAATCATAGGAAAAAAAGAACTTATAGAAAAAATCAAAAGACACCCTTTAAACAGAGCGTTAAGAATAGATAAAATGACTTTAGCAGTTCTTGAAGCAACACTGAAACTTTACAAAAACGAAGAATACCAGAAAATACCCGTATGGCGAATGATTTCAGAGCCTGAAAATTCAATAAAGGCAAGGGCAGAAAAACTTCATAAACTTTTAGCAGAGAAACTTCCTGATACTTTTTCTATTTCCGTGAATAGAGAAGAAGCTGAGATAGGCGGAGGAGCTCTTCCGCTTGAAACGCTACCTACATTTGTTGTTGAAATTTCGATAAAAGACAAAAGCGAAGAAGCATTTTACGAACTGTTAAGGAAAGAAGAACCACCCGTAATAGGAAGGCTAAAAAACGGAAAACTTCTTCTTGATATGAGAACGGTTAAAGAAGAAGAAATAGAGGTTCTATCAAAATCTGTTTTATCAGTAGCGAAAAAACTCATAGACGGATAA
- a CDS encoding cyclic-phosphate processing receiver domain-containing protein, producing the protein MKLFLDDIHFPPKGFKLIRTVNQLKDFVKKYEDKIEILDLDYDMGMNSVDGGNGIDFLKWLEEAVFTGKLKLNKNLRIVCHSSNTEKRMEMEEIAAGIIAFLRSQK; encoded by the coding sequence ATGAAACTTTTTCTGGATGACATACATTTTCCGCCTAAAGGCTTTAAGTTAATACGCACAGTAAACCAGCTTAAAGACTTCGTCAAAAAATATGAAGATAAAATAGAGATTCTGGATCTAGATTATGACATGGGAATGAACAGCGTAGATGGCGGAAACGGAATCGATTTCCTGAAATGGCTGGAAGAAGCCGTTTTTACAGGAAAGCTGAAACTTAACAAAAATTTAAGGATAGTATGCCACTCATCTAACACTGAAAAAAGAATGGAAATGGAAGAGATTGCTGCAGGAATAATAGCTTTTTTAAGGAGCCAAAAATGA
- the tsaD gene encoding tRNA (adenosine(37)-N6)-threonylcarbamoyltransferase complex transferase subunit TsaD, producing MKVLGIDTSCDDTAVAIYDSNEKKVLSNVVSSQYEAHRAYGGVVPEIAAREHLKNIDVIFREALEKANVDVSDIDLVAVTYTPGLLPALLVGLTFGKGVAFAGYIPFKGVHHIEAHMFSPFIKREPEFPFISLVVSGGHTMISVVRSLGNYKLLGKTLDDAIGEAFDKVAKMLDFGYPGGPAIDRIFRNYKENYLVLPKPQARGVNMSFSGLKTAVRRLIEDGYPKEMIAASFQKTAIDYVVGKLRKAVRETGIRRISVSGGVSANSYLRERLQELEDTERVKVFLPEIEFTSDNGAMVAYVGYLRFEKAERIGDPFTLNAYPSLPITGV from the coding sequence ATGAAAGTTCTGGGAATTGATACTTCATGTGATGATACAGCTGTTGCTATTTATGATTCTAACGAAAAAAAGGTTCTTTCAAACGTTGTTTCTTCTCAGTATGAGGCTCACAGAGCTTACGGTGGCGTTGTTCCTGAGATTGCAGCCAGAGAGCACTTAAAAAATATTGATGTTATTTTTAGAGAAGCTCTGGAGAAAGCAAATGTAGATGTTTCAGATATAGATCTTGTGGCGGTTACTTATACTCCAGGACTTCTCCCGGCATTACTGGTAGGATTAACTTTTGGTAAAGGTGTTGCCTTTGCAGGATATATTCCTTTTAAAGGGGTTCATCACATAGAAGCCCACATGTTTTCTCCTTTTATAAAGAGAGAGCCGGAATTTCCATTTATCTCTCTTGTTGTTAGCGGTGGCCATACTATGATTTCGGTTGTTCGTTCTCTCGGAAATTATAAACTTTTAGGAAAAACACTTGACGATGCTATCGGTGAGGCTTTTGATAAAGTTGCCAAAATGCTTGATTTTGGATATCCGGGGGGACCTGCTATAGATAGGATTTTTCGAAATTACAAGGAAAACTATCTTGTTCTTCCAAAACCTCAAGCCCGCGGTGTAAATATGAGTTTCAGTGGTTTGAAAACCGCTGTAAGACGTTTAATTGAGGACGGCTATCCAAAAGAGATGATAGCGGCATCTTTTCAAAAAACAGCGATAGATTACGTTGTTGGAAAGTTGAGAAAGGCTGTCAGAGAAACAGGAATAAGAAGGATATCCGTTTCGGGAGGTGTATCGGCTAACAGTTATTTGAGAGAAAGATTGCAGGAGCTTGAGGATACTGAGAGAGTGAAAGTTTTCCTTCCTGAAATAGAATTTACCTCAGATAACGGTGCCATGGTTGCGTATGTAGGATATTTAAGGTTTGAAAAGGCGGAGAGAATAGGGGATCCTTTTACGTTGAACGCTTATCCTTCTCTACCTATAACAGGGGTGTGA
- a CDS encoding DUF1439 domain-containing protein: protein MLKKLIPLLIILLSIIGCVPKTPEIGYTVKIPSQKIEKQLKKHFPLIEETDSLVIKLENPTVKIENRKVYTGITIKIKTPLLIILSGKAYISGNIKYKPETGRIYLVNPSIEYLAINGKVVVSSNMPQIKEILNDIIKSTFKKTPIYTLKKSYRKQVKSIKLSERALLVKIGF, encoded by the coding sequence ATGTTGAAAAAGCTAATACCACTACTTATTATTCTTCTTTCAATTATCGGATGCGTTCCAAAAACGCCCGAAATCGGCTACACAGTAAAAATACCGTCTCAAAAAATAGAAAAACAGTTAAAGAAACACTTTCCACTGATAGAAGAAACCGATTCCTTAGTAATAAAACTTGAAAATCCAACCGTAAAGATTGAAAACAGGAAAGTTTACACCGGTATAACTATAAAGATTAAAACTCCCCTCCTTATAATCCTATCTGGAAAAGCTTACATTTCAGGAAACATCAAATATAAACCTGAAACAGGCAGGATTTATCTTGTCAACCCTTCGATAGAATATCTCGCTATTAACGGTAAAGTTGTAGTATCAAGCAACATGCCCCAAATTAAAGAAATTTTAAATGATATTATCAAGTCAACATTTAAAAAAACACCTATATATACGCTGAAAAAAAGTTACAGAAAACAGGTAAAATCCATAAAGTTATCCGAAAGGGCTCTACTTGTTAAAATAGGTTTTTAA
- the gatC gene encoding Asp-tRNA(Asn)/Glu-tRNA(Gln) amidotransferase subunit GatC yields MRLTKEEVKHIALLSRLSLKEEEIEMFQEQLSDILTFVEKLNELDTEGIDPKFQIIPPENVLREDVPGVSFPYEKTFMNAPETDGKHFIVPKVVKK; encoded by the coding sequence ATGAGACTGACAAAAGAAGAGGTAAAACATATAGCTCTTCTCTCACGGTTATCCCTTAAAGAAGAAGAGATAGAGATGTTTCAGGAACAACTCAGCGACATTCTAACATTCGTCGAAAAACTTAACGAACTCGATACAGAAGGAATAGACCCTAAATTCCAGATTATTCCGCCGGAAAATGTTTTAAGAGAAGATGTGCCCGGCGTTAGTTTTCCTTATGAAAAGACATTTATGAACGCCCCAGAAACAGATGGAAAACATTTCATCGTTCCAAAAGTCGTCAAGAAATAA
- a CDS encoding archaemetzincin family Zn-dependent metalloprotease has product MRICIIPETGIDESLLSFLEEKLSRIFGNAKVKTGFLIPETAFNSYRQQFNAEMVLKSLPIPDRKKCNLILGVTEKDLFADGLNFVFGIAEPLSGKALISTARLKNSFYGLPEDKELLKVRTLKEAVHEIGHLLGLPHCPDERCVMSFSNSITDVDRKSFYFCPRCLKVIYSAM; this is encoded by the coding sequence ATGAGAATTTGCATTATACCTGAAACAGGAATAGATGAAAGTTTACTTTCATTTCTTGAAGAAAAGCTATCCAGGATATTCGGCAACGCAAAAGTCAAAACAGGATTTTTGATACCTGAAACGGCTTTCAATTCGTATCGCCAGCAGTTTAACGCGGAAATGGTGCTTAAATCTCTCCCAATACCGGACAGAAAAAAGTGTAACCTTATCTTAGGAGTAACAGAAAAGGATCTGTTCGCAGACGGACTCAATTTTGTTTTCGGAATTGCCGAGCCTCTATCCGGAAAAGCCTTAATTTCCACCGCAAGGCTTAAAAACAGCTTTTACGGACTACCGGAAGATAAAGAACTTTTGAAAGTTAGAACCTTAAAAGAAGCGGTTCACGAAATCGGCCACCTTTTAGGCCTTCCCCACTGTCCCGATGAACGGTGCGTAATGAGTTTTTCAAATTCCATAACGGATGTAGATCGTAAAAGTTTCTATTTCTGCCCAAGATGTCTAAAGGTTATCTACTCTGCAATGTGA
- a CDS encoding YeiH family protein: MREIFKGLLACVAVALVSLGLGKLFPSLGADTFAILIGIVVGNTFARDKSFQPGIKFSEQKILALAIALLGVGLNLHALIDIGLKGAAMVVILVAFVITVNYLIGRLLGFSRNFSLLMGTGNAVCGSSAIAAVAPVIKAHEDEVGIPVAVVNLMGTILMFLLPVLAVKVFHYDVIKSGALIGGGLQSVGQVVVAGTFLNLDAARFAILFKMVRILMIGVLVVLFSYIFGNEGDTKVKKFPVPMFIIGFFALSVLASSGYLPIWAVKYIKIVGEYLLVVAITAIGMRVKFSELLKEGPKALLFGAVTSMLQIFFLVILIHIFL; the protein is encoded by the coding sequence ATGAGAGAGATTTTCAAAGGATTGTTGGCTTGTGTTGCTGTTGCGTTGGTTTCTCTTGGTTTGGGAAAACTTTTTCCGTCTCTGGGAGCAGATACGTTTGCAATACTTATCGGTATAGTAGTAGGAAATACTTTTGCCAGGGATAAATCCTTTCAGCCGGGAATTAAATTTTCCGAGCAGAAGATACTTGCTCTTGCAATAGCCTTGCTTGGTGTTGGGTTAAATCTTCATGCATTAATTGATATAGGTCTTAAAGGTGCTGCGATGGTAGTTATTCTTGTTGCTTTTGTTATAACGGTTAATTATCTAATAGGCCGATTACTCGGGTTTTCAAGAAACTTTTCTCTTCTTATGGGAACAGGTAATGCTGTCTGCGGTTCGTCAGCCATAGCAGCTGTTGCTCCTGTTATAAAAGCTCATGAAGACGAAGTTGGTATTCCTGTTGCTGTTGTTAATCTTATGGGGACAATACTTATGTTCCTTTTGCCTGTTCTTGCTGTAAAAGTGTTCCATTATGATGTTATAAAGAGCGGTGCTCTTATAGGTGGTGGACTTCAATCAGTTGGCCAAGTTGTGGTTGCAGGGACATTTTTAAACCTTGATGCGGCAAGATTTGCCATACTTTTTAAAATGGTTAGAATTTTAATGATAGGTGTTCTCGTTGTCCTTTTCTCTTATATATTTGGTAATGAGGGTGATACTAAAGTTAAGAAGTTTCCAGTTCCTATGTTCATAATTGGCTTTTTTGCACTTAGTGTTCTTGCGTCTTCCGGGTATCTTCCGATATGGGCTGTTAAATATATCAAAATTGTAGGTGAGTATCTTCTTGTGGTTGCTATTACTGCTATCGGGATGAGAGTTAAATTTTCAGAACTTTTAAAAGAGGGACCAAAAGCGTTGCTGTTTGGAGCGGTAACCTCAATGCTTCAGATTTTTTTCCTTGTGATACTTATACATATTTTTCTCTGA